The genomic segment AACGACACCTATCCGGTGGCGAGTTGGGCGAGCCTCGACTATGGCGGGCAGTGGAAGCTTCTCCACTACATGGCCCGGCGCTTCTTCCTGCCGGTTAACGTCGTCGCCGTGCCTGACAAGGAAAAGGGCGATATCGTCCTCAAGGGGATCAACGACACCGCGTCTCGGGCCGAGATCAGCCTCGAGGTCCGGATCGTCAATGTCGACGGCTCGTCCACGACCGTGCACGACAAGCGCGGCAAGATCGGCCCCGACGCCGCGGCCGAACTCGCGCGCGTGCCACTGAACAACCTCGGCGACGGGGACTTCCTCGCCTTTTCCTGGACTGGCGAGGACGGAAATCTGCTGGGCGAGAACGACTTCTTTCCGCGCGCCTACAAATACTATGACGTTCCCGATGCCAAGGTGAAGGCGGCCTGGTCCACCCAGGACGGAGCACCGGTTCTGACCCTCACTGCCGATCGCCCGGCCTTCTTCGTCACCGCATCGGTGGATGTTCCCGGCTACTTCTCGGACAACGCACTGACCCTCGTGCCGGGCCGCGAAACCCGCCTCACCTTCACGCCGCGCCACGGCGCCAAGGTCACCCAGAAAGCCCTCGCCTCCAGCTTGCGCATCCGGCATCTGCGAGAGACATACTGAGCCCGTCCAGCCCGAGGGGGCGCTGCCCCCTCGCGCGTTGGCTACAGGCCAACGCTCCTTGCGATTGACAACGCCTCCAATCTCCCCCAACGCTAGTTCCGCGCCTTCTCCTAGCGCGTTCGGAACCTGACATGACCATCGCCGTCGCGCCCGTGCAGGAGCGCCGCCTCTATGGCATCGGCCTCGTGCTGATCGCCTATTTCGTCTTCACGATGATCGACTCTTCGGCGAAATGGCTGGCGCAAAGCGGTATGCCGACGCCGCAGTTCATATTCGCGCGTTACGCCGTTCATTTTCTGCTCATAACCGCGCTGATTGCACCCAGGCAGGGCGTTGCGCTGGTCCGCACGGGCAACCTGAAACTGGAAATCCTGCGCGGCCTGCTGCTCCTGGGCGTCACGGTCTGCAACTTCCTCGCCGTCCAGTTCCTGCCCCTCACCACGACCGGTTCGATCAATTTCACCATGCCGCTGATGCTGTGCGCGCTTTCCGTACCGCTCCTTGGCGAGCATGTCGGATGGCGGCGGTGGACTGCGATTTTCGTTGGTTTCCTTGGTGTTATCGTCATCGTCCGCCCGGGAACCGATGCCTTTCACCCGGCAGCCCTGCTTTCGCTGATGGGCGCCTGCGGCTCGGCGCTCTACTTCATCCTGACGCGAAAACTGGCCGGCGTGGATTCGGCCGCCACCCAGCAGTTCTATTCCGGCCTCATCGCCACGCTCTGCCTGGCGCCGTTTGCCTTCCAGAACTGGATCTGGCCCTCTACCTCCGCCGATTGGTTCGCCTTCGCCCTGATCGGCGTTGCCGGCCTGACCGGCCACCAGCTCTTCTCAATCGCCGCGCGCTACGCACCGGCGACCACCCTGGCTCCCTTTGCATACCTCCAGATTGTCTACATGACGCTTTCGAGCTGGCTGATCTTCAACCAGCCGCCCGATTTGGGCATCTACCTGGGTGCTCCGATCGTCATCGGTTCGGGCCTCTACATCTGGTGGCGGGAGCGTTCCATGGGGCGCAAGACCGTCACGGCGATCGGCGAGGTCGAATGATACTTCGGCACCTTTTGGTGCCGTCTTGAGGCTGCCGTGGGCAGGGCTTACCTTGCCGCCATGAAAACCGCTCCCGAACTGTGGCTGCCCAATCGCACCGCCAAACTGCCTGCCGACATCGCCTACCTGCGCGAAAAATATCCGCGCGAAACCTGGGACGAGCACCGCAATTTCGGCCAGACGGCCGCGTTCTGGCTGCAGATGCACAACATGTTCCGCGAACTCGGTGGCATGCTGAAGACAGCTACGCATGAGTTCCGCGAAGGTGCGCTCGACCCTGACGAGTTCCACCGCTTCTTCGCCCCGCGCCTGCGCTACTTTCTCCAGCACCTGGAGGGGCATCACCAGGTCGAGGACTACAACTACTTTCCCCTGTTCCGCAGCTACGACAAGCGCATGATCGTCGGCTTTGATCTCCTCGAGGAAGATCACGAAGTCATCCACGACCTGCTGTTGTCATCCGCCCAGACGGGGCAGGCGATGCTGGCGGCCCTCCATACCGAGGGCGACGCCCGCCGCTTCGCGGCGGACGCATATGCCGACAATTCCGACAAGCTGCTCAACTGGCTCCTGCGCCACCTCGACGACGAGGAGGACCTGGTCATCCCCTCGATCCTCGAATACACCGAAGGCGCCCTGTTCGGGCATTGATGCCCGAGCAGGTGGCCGATGCTACGCTGCCACCGGGCATGCCTTGAGCGTTTCGTCCTTGGCGCTGTTGATCGAGATGGCCATGCCGGCTGCGATAAGGCCCGTAATGCCCGCGATGAGGAAGGCCAGGGCGTAATCGCCCTGCCATTGACGCATCACCCCGCCGAATAACGCCGCAAACGCCGCGCCCACCTGGTGCCCGGCCACGATCCAACCGAAAACCATCGGACCATTGCGGTCTCCGAACGCCTCATTGGTGAGCCGCAGGGTAGGGGGCACGGTCGCGATCCAGTCAAGCCCGTAAAAGATCGCAAAAATCGTCAGCGTCCACCCGCTGAACCCCGAGTAAGGCAGGAAGAACAGGGATAGGCCCCGTATTCCGTAATAGACCACCAGCAGCTTGCGCGGATCGAACCGGTCCGTCAGCCAGCCCGAGAATGTGGTGCCGAGGAGATCGAAAATACCCATCAAGGCCAGCAGTCCGGCTGCCTGCACCTCCGGGATGCCCATGTCGCCGCAATAGGCGATAAGGTGCGTTCCAACCAGGCCATTGGTGGTGAAGCCGCAGATGAAGAACGTGCCGAACAGCAGCCAGAACGTCCGCGTCCTCGCCGCGTCGAGCAGCGTGCGCAGGGTCGCCACGACGAAATTGCCCTTCGGCGCCTGCGGGAGCGGCTCATCCTCGGTGGCCCCGAATCTGCGCTGTCCGATGGAAATGGGCCGCTCGGGCACGAGGAGATAGACGATCGGCGCCATCACGGCCGCCGCGATGCTCACGGTGATCACGACCGGTTGCCAGCCGCCATACTGTGCGAGGGCTGCCAGGACAGGCAGGAACACCAGCGTTCCGGTGGCGGTGCTCGCCGACATCAACCCCATCATCAGTCCGCGATTGGTCTTGAACCAGCGGTTGACGATCGTGGCACCCAACACCGTCGCCGCAGACCCCGTCGCCAATCCGGAAATGACGCCCCAGGTGAGGACAAGATGCCATGGCTCGCTCATCATGAGGCTGGCTGCCGTTGAAGCCGACATGATCAGCAGCGCGCTCACCAGCGTTCGCCGCAGCCCTATGCGATCCATGAGCGCTGCCGCGAACGGGCCGGAAAGACCAAAGAGGAAAATTCCGATAGCAGCGGCGAGCGAAATGGTGTCGCGCCCCCATCCGAACGCCTCTTCGAGCGGCAGCATCAGCACGCCCGGCGAAGAGCGAACCGCGGCGGAGACCAGGAGCACGAAGAACGTCACTCCAGCGACCACGAAGGCATAGTTCTGGCCAAAGGGCCGCTTGCGGGCTATTGTCATGTTACTAACCGGTACGTATCTGAGGTTGGCGACGGTACGTACCGGTCAGTAACATTGTCAAGAGAATAAGTGATGGCTTCCTCAACCGAAGTGCGCCCGCCTCGCGCGGCCGACAAGATCCTCGATACGGCCTGGGACCTGTTCTATCGCATCGGCATCAGGGCCGTGGGCGTCGACGAAATCGTCAAGCGAGCGGGCGTCACCAAGCCGAGCCTCTATCGCAGCTTCCCGTCAAAGGATGAACTCGCTGCGACGTATCTGCGCCAGTACGACGCCGACTTCTGGGCCCGTTTCAATAATGCCGCCGCCGCCCATCCGGGCGATCCACGAGCTCAGTTGCGTGCTTTTCTGGAGCCCATCGCCGAAAGGGCGCGTAAGACGGGCTCGCGCGGCTGCGGGCTCACCAACGCTATTGTCGAATACCCCGAACACGACAATCCCGCCCGTCAGGTGGCCGTATCCAACAAGGTCGAACTGCGTCGCCGGCTGGTCGAGATGGCGCGGGAGATGGGGGCCGAGGAACCCGAAGTCCTAGGAGATGGCCTCCACCTGCTGCTCGAGGGTGCCTACGTGACCAACCAGATGTTTCAGCCCGGCGGGCCCGCTCGCCACCTCGTCGAGGCCGCCGACCGCTTGATCGAAGCAAGCCTGAAGACCAGGGGCGCCGGTTGAGGCAACTCAAAGCGGGGTGGGCGCGTTCCTGCACCGCAATGGAGGGAACGACCATGTCCCAGGAAATCAAATACGAGATCGTCCAGCACGACGGCGGCTGGGCCTATAAGCTCAACGGCGTCTTTTCAGAGCCGTTTCGCACGCACGATGCCGCCCTTGCCGCTGCCCGCGAAGCCGCTTCCCGTCAGGAGCTTCCCGACGAAACCCGCGATATTCTCTACGAAGATGATCGCGGCGTCTGGCACAGCGAGGAGTCGGAGGGCGACGACCGGCCCGACGCCGAAGTGATCCCCTGATTGACGACCGGGCGCCGGGAGAGCGTGAGGTCCCCTGGCGCCCAAGTCGGTAACGGCGTCACGCTGCCGTTGGCTGCTGTACGCCTTCCTGCCACGGATTATAGGTGCCGATGCACCACAGATATCCTTCAGGGTCGTAGCAGAAGAACGAGTCCCCACTTTCCGTGTCGCGGCGCAATTCGCCAACGATCATGCCACCGGCAAGCGCGACCTTGTCGAAGACTGCCTGGGCGTCATCGACCACGAGATAAGGGCTCTGCGTCACCCCGCGGAGGGTTTTGGGCGTTGACTGCAACTGGTTGAAGTCGTTGTCCTTGGGCGAACCCAGCATGATCATGCCGTCGCCTAGGGTGAGTTCTGCATGCGCGATCCCGCCCTTTCCGTCCTCGAAAACCGCACGCCTGGTAAACCCGAACGTATCGCAGAGCCAGTCGATCATGCGCGGTGCATCTTCGTAGATCAGGGAGGGGATGATGAGGCTTCCCATTTTGCTCTCCTAATGTTTGGTGGGTCGGTCGAAGTCCTTGCGCAGTTCGTCCTTGGCGGCCTCGAGCGTCTTGCGCTTGTCGGCGTCGAGATTCTTGCCTGCGCGGTTGATGTAGAACGTCAGCATCGACATCGCGGACTGGTAAGGGCTTACCTTGCGCCGATGGCTTTCCTCGGCCGACCGTTTGAGGGAGTCCGCGATTTCTTTCGGATCGTCCGAGGCAAAAATGTTTGGCTCGAGATCAAGCGCATCGCTGTGTTCGGTCACGTCCGCTGACCATTTCTTTTCGGTCCGCGTCATCGCGTCGTCCTCCCATTGTGATGAGAGCAAAACCCCTCCAGCAGCGCTGGGTTCCAAATCGTTTGATTGTGACGGTCGAGTGCCTTCTGGTGTCCTGAGGAACGAGGAAGCGTCGAATGCCCTTCAAATTCACCGCCGACGAGACGGTCGAAGCCTGCTTGCGGCGCATAGTGATCGAGCAGGCACAAAAGGCCTCGCAGGCCGCGCGTGGAGGCGCGGAGAACCCGCAGGCAGCCATTCACTCCATCCGCCGGCGCTGTAAGAAGATCCGGGCGGCGCTGCGGCTGGTCCGGGCCAGCTTCGATGACTATCGCAAGGAAAACATCGCGGTGCGTGACGCTGCCCGCAAGCTGGGCCAACTCCGCGACCGACCTGTCGCCCTCCAGACCTATGACATGCTGGTGCGCGAGGAGGCGGCGTCACCCGATCCGAAAGAACGCGAGAACCTCCTGGCTCAACTCGCTACGACCAGCACCGAAGATCCAATTGCGGCGCTCATCGATTTCGCTGCTGCTATCGATGCGCTCTCCGAACGCGCCCAGCGCTGGACGGTCCGGCGCAGTGGCTTCAGGGCGCTGGAGGGAGGGATCGGGCAAACCTACCACCGCACGCGCAAAGCCCTGAAGCGCGCGCACAGACACCCGACTGCGGTCAATCTTCACGATTGGCGCAAGCTCACCAAATATCACGGTCACCACCTGGGCCTGATCAGCGCGAGCGCGCCGCATATTCTCCTGGCCTCGCGCAGTGCCGCCAACGATCTGGCCGACGTGCTCGGCCGC from the Youhaiella tibetensis genome contains:
- a CDS encoding VOC family protein, whose amino-acid sequence is MGSLIIPSLIYEDAPRMIDWLCDTFGFTRRAVFEDGKGGIAHAELTLGDGMIMLGSPKDNDFNQLQSTPKTLRGVTQSPYLVVDDAQAVFDKVALAGGMIVGELRRDTESGDSFFCYDPEGYLWCIGTYNPWQEGVQQPTAA
- a CDS encoding TetR/AcrR family transcriptional regulator; translation: MASSTEVRPPRAADKILDTAWDLFYRIGIRAVGVDEIVKRAGVTKPSLYRSFPSKDELAATYLRQYDADFWARFNNAAAAHPGDPRAQLRAFLEPIAERARKTGSRGCGLTNAIVEYPEHDNPARQVAVSNKVELRRRLVEMAREMGAEEPEVLGDGLHLLLEGAYVTNQMFQPGGPARHLVEAADRLIEASLKTRGAG
- a CDS encoding DMT family transporter, yielding MTIAVAPVQERRLYGIGLVLIAYFVFTMIDSSAKWLAQSGMPTPQFIFARYAVHFLLITALIAPRQGVALVRTGNLKLEILRGLLLLGVTVCNFLAVQFLPLTTTGSINFTMPLMLCALSVPLLGEHVGWRRWTAIFVGFLGVIVIVRPGTDAFHPAALLSLMGACGSALYFILTRKLAGVDSAATQQFYSGLIATLCLAPFAFQNWIWPSTSADWFAFALIGVAGLTGHQLFSIAARYAPATTLAPFAYLQIVYMTLSSWLIFNQPPDLGIYLGAPIVIGSGLYIWWRERSMGRKTVTAIGEVE
- a CDS encoding CHAD domain-containing protein, with product MPFKFTADETVEACLRRIVIEQAQKASQAARGGAENPQAAIHSIRRRCKKIRAALRLVRASFDDYRKENIAVRDAARKLGQLRDRPVALQTYDMLVREEAASPDPKERENLLAQLATTSTEDPIAALIDFAAAIDALSERAQRWTVRRSGFRALEGGIGQTYHRTRKALKRAHRHPTAVNLHDWRKLTKYHGHHLGLISASAPHILLASRSAANDLADVLGRHHDLDMLAGYLGEETVLAPVLIRRKAELEAESFRLGAELTAESPEAFRARCASYWEEWTAEKQ
- a CDS encoding hemerythrin domain-containing protein; the protein is MGRAYLAAMKTAPELWLPNRTAKLPADIAYLREKYPRETWDEHRNFGQTAAFWLQMHNMFRELGGMLKTATHEFREGALDPDEFHRFFAPRLRYFLQHLEGHHQVEDYNYFPLFRSYDKRMIVGFDLLEEDHEVIHDLLLSSAQTGQAMLAALHTEGDARRFAADAYADNSDKLLNWLLRHLDDEEDLVIPSILEYTEGALFGH
- a CDS encoding MFS transporter, with the protein product MTIARKRPFGQNYAFVVAGVTFFVLLVSAAVRSSPGVLMLPLEEAFGWGRDTISLAAAIGIFLFGLSGPFAAALMDRIGLRRTLVSALLIMSASTAASLMMSEPWHLVLTWGVISGLATGSAATVLGATIVNRWFKTNRGLMMGLMSASTATGTLVFLPVLAALAQYGGWQPVVITVSIAAAVMAPIVYLLVPERPISIGQRRFGATEDEPLPQAPKGNFVVATLRTLLDAARTRTFWLLFGTFFICGFTTNGLVGTHLIAYCGDMGIPEVQAAGLLALMGIFDLLGTTFSGWLTDRFDPRKLLVVYYGIRGLSLFFLPYSGFSGWTLTIFAIFYGLDWIATVPPTLRLTNEAFGDRNGPMVFGWIVAGHQVGAAFAALFGGVMRQWQGDYALAFLIAGITGLIAAGMAISINSAKDETLKACPVAA
- a CDS encoding DUF2188 domain-containing protein, coding for MSQEIKYEIVQHDGGWAYKLNGVFSEPFRTHDAALAAAREAASRQELPDETRDILYEDDRGVWHSEESEGDDRPDAEVIP
- a CDS encoding DUF3175 domain-containing protein, which translates into the protein MTRTEKKWSADVTEHSDALDLEPNIFASDDPKEIADSLKRSAEESHRRKVSPYQSAMSMLTFYINRAGKNLDADKRKTLEAAKDELRKDFDRPTKH